The Jaculus jaculus isolate mJacJac1 chromosome 1, mJacJac1.mat.Y.cur, whole genome shotgun sequence nucleotide sequence CCTGAAGACCCCAAGGTGTAACTTTCCTGTCCTATAGAACCATGGCCTGTGGTGTCAATCACCATGGCTGTAACTTCCTCCGCACTACTCCCCTCTTCTCCAGAAGGCTGATTCTCAGGCCCAAGCCACTCTTCAAGATTTTCAGTTTTGATGTGCACTGCTCCAAGAACCCTAACTTCATCATCACTCCGGCCTCCCCGGTCCGCTACTCCTGTCTCCACATACCACTGTCCTGCACGGTTGATTCGAAGAATGGGCTCCCTGCTCTCTACATCAGAGCTCTGTTCAATTATCTGAGGGCTGGTGGACTCCTCGGGGGGACTTAGCTCTCTGATATCCAGCACAGCACTAACCTGTCCTCGCCGGTTTCCCTTTGGGATATTATGGCGTGGGCTAAGTGAGCGGTTTAGAGTCGGTGTAACCCTGTGAGACTCGGGAGGTCTCTCTTGATGCTTTGTCCTTGTTTGACTTAATTCTGCTTCAACCTCAGccacattaattttaaaatgaatgccCTCCAGGATCTGTGTACATTTGTCTATTATATGCTGCATCTGCAGAAAGCTAGCAGCTGTTAGGTAGCTGATGATATCTGCCAGTTGCAGGCATATCCGCCCTGTGTAACAGAAAGAAAGCAGCTGCTCAAAAACACTGGGATTCTTGATGACTGAGATGGAGACAGTACTCATTTCATTCAAGGACATGTGATCGCGGAAATAGGGGGAGCTGGCGGCCAGCACTACTTTGTGAGCCCGGAAAGCTTGTCCTTGCACATTGACCACAATATCACAGAGGCGGCCCTGCATGCGTAGTTGGTTTAGATGGCTCAGGACAGAGTTGCTGAAGTCAGGGATCTCCAATTGTATGTTCCCACCTTTCTCCATGGTCATGCCTGAACGTACAGACAGGCATTCAACCCTGCTGAGAGAAGAAACCATATTCTCAATAATTTTACTCCCTCGGTGCTATTTACACAACCCTAAAAATATAATTGGGAAGAACTTAAAATCTAGACATGCCTGGTGGTTCATGCATGAAGGCTGAAGAAATcatgaagtaggagaatcattaatttgaagtcagtttgggctacactAAAtgcgaccctgtctcaaaacaaaatgaaaaaaaaattaacttctcCAAGTACAAACAAATACCCTGCTTATGTTTGTTTAGATGTGGAAATAgaattttttggtggggaggagaGAACTGGGCCTCACTCTGCAGCCTAGGCTGGGCTGCTGGTACTATGGAGACTAGCTGGCTTTGGATTtggcagtgattctcctgcctctgcctggagCTAGGTCTTTTCGTCTAGATTTCAcagtaaaatacaataaaataactaaaacagtTAGGGCTAGACTGCTGAAAATTCAAGCCAATGCCACAATTCCTTGACAAAGTATACAACAGCAAGATTTATATTCAACAAGGAGGGACACAAAGCACAAGATGTTTACCAGACATAATGCCGAATTCCAGGACAACTTTTCTCTGGCAGAGGAAATAAGCTTTCAAGTAAATACAATTATACACAGGTGGGTTGACTAGATATCTTTCTTAGTAGTTTAGCATATGCCGCATGGGTTGTTTCCTACTTCGTAAAGGACTAATAGCCCACATAAATGTAGGCCAGTAGCAGTGAGAGTTCACACTAAAAGCTTTTGGAGATGGGAACTCTGAGGCCAATGTCAGCACTGAAGACGCAAAGAAGAGATTCGAAGTTGAGAATCCCAGAGTAGAAATACCTTGATTCTGAATGTTAGTTCCTTACATCTTATAAAAAGACAGCAgttttccaggcgtggtggcgcacgtctttattcccagcactccgggaggcagaggtaggaggatcaccatgagttcaaggccaccctgagatgacagagttaattccagatcagcctggactagagtgagaccctacctcggaaaccaaataaaacctccccaaaacaacaacaacaacaaaaaccatagCATTTTAAAGCACACCCAGAGTTTTACATTAAAAGATAACTGCACAGTTAAATAGTTGGGAGTAGGCTGTATAAATTCTGACATGAAGACAATGACTTAAGCCCAATGTGCATCTACGTATGAATTTTACGATAATACACAGTGGCATTAGGAGATCGACCTGACAAAGCTCACAGCATCACCCCGAATTTACAACACACTTTATCAGTAAACAGGGAAGTGCATACTCGGCTTTCAAGAATCAACTTAATCAATTTATACCCATCTAACCTTTTTCCAAagtgttattgtttgtttggaaACTTTTAATCCAATAAGAGCCTCTGTCGATGCCATCATGAATTCAGATGTGTTTATTTTGGAGCCTACACCAgcgcctgtttttttgtttgtttgttcgtttgtttgtttgctctttCCGGCAACTCCAGGGAGGAGGAAGCCCCAGTACAGAAAGTCTCTACCACCGGCACTGGCGGGGTGAGCGCGGTAAGAGGGAGAACTGGGAACGGCGTGGGATGGAGCAGCCACTCAGGTGCCCAAGTCTGCAGGGAAGCGCGGGGAAACGTCTCCGAAGAACTCCGCGAGGAGGGGGCCGGGCGTGGAGCGGAGGAGGAGTGAGTCGCAggtgaggggagggggaggaccgGGAAGGGGGCGGCGCCCCGGGACGCGGGCCAGGGCGGTGAGCGCGCGGCGTCGGGGTGTGTCCGCGGTGGCTGCGGCGCGACGGGGGATGGGGTGGGAtgcgggtgggggaggggccgcCCATCCCGGGGTCCTGAGGGAGGGGCCCGCGAAGGGGGCGGGTCCGGCCGCTCAGCCCGGCCCCGGGCCAAAGAGGTGGAAGGTCGCTGGGAAGCAGGAAGGGAAGTGCGGGGAAGTGTCTTGAGCGCCCCGGGAGCGGGCTGCAGCGCAGACGGGGCCGAGTGGCTCCGAGACAGAGCCACGGGGACCGGGGTGCGGGGCCCGAGCTCAGTCAAGGAGCAGCACCTACCTCCGGGGGTGGAAATGGGCCGGAATGGGCCGGAACACCGTCCCGGAAGTGaaaccccccgccccccctccgCGCCCGGAGCGGGCGACGTGCCGGAAGGAAATCACTCACCCTTACacgccccctccccttccctcccgtCCCCTCCCCGGCGCCGCGGTCCTCGcggcctctccccacccccagctcttcCGGGCAGAGGAGTGCGCGGCGGGAACGGGGTGTGTGGCCCCGCCCACGGGGGGCGGGGCAAGGTAAGAGGTGGgctgggaggagggggagaagcctGGGGACGCTGCGGAGGACCGTGCGTCGTGACGTCATGAGAAGATTTAAATACGGGACTCGGGCCGCCATACTGTCCTTTCCGCGCCTGGCTTTCTGTCGGTGCTGGTGAGTGGTTCCCTTGTGGAGGTTTTTAATCGCTGTTTCAGTGGGCCTACAAAACGCATAGTGCGAGAGGAAGGCGTTGCTTGCAGGAAGGCTCGGTGAACCGAGGGACACTCGGCTGTGGCCTCGCTATGATGAAGCCTGTGTTGGTAGGGACATCTGATGGTGGCTGATGAATGCCAACGGCTCTGACGGCGGAGCACGCCGAGTCATCCGAGGAGAGGACGATATTGGGATTTCTAGCACGGGACCTGGCGGGGAGGTTGGTGACCAgggtgattgaacccaggctggcaggctttgcaagggtgCCGCATTAACGGCCGAGGATGGCTTGCTTTATTCTATTTCGAGGTGGGAGCTTAGTCTAGTCCAGGCTTCAAAACAGCGGTATTCTTACAAGCCTCCGAGTGCTTGGAATAAAGTACGTGTGCCACGAagcccggctttatttttttaaattatgactgaaacattttttttggtttttcgaggtagagtaacactctagcccagcctgacctggaattcactatgtagtctcagggtggcctcgaactcggcgAGCCTCCAttttacctcctgaatgctggcattaaatatgtgtgccaccacacccgccctGAAACTGttgatctcgctgtagcccatgctgcctTGGAATCCATTTTGTAGTCTCTGGCcccgatctttctacctctgccttccgagtgctagggCTAAAGGCATGCGCACACGCGACTTTTTAGTCTTTaccacatagctcaggctggccttcaacttggtTCTTTTGCTGTCACAATAGAGCCATAAGATAAAATGGGTGGCCTGCCATGTGGGTCTCAAAATTAGCCTTTAGAGTTCTGCAAAGGCCCTGCAGTGGGCAGAACCTACGTGCTTATACTTAGCAGTTGCAGCATTTCCGTTCTCAGATGGCTCATTTTAAGCATGTACATTGTCTGACTTTTACGGCTATAACTCTTAATTAAAAGCCTTCTTAAAATCTTTTAGGAATGATGGGGAGGACTGATGCGATATTACTGCTCAAGACAACCTCGGGGAAGGTGAGAACTGGGGAGCAAATGGGAGGagggaatttaaaaaattaaacgcTTTAAGCCTGTGATGGTCTAAGAGTAGTGGACAGAATGGATTTCTGAGAAAACTGTTCTGAGGCTTTACATAGTTGAAAACAGCATTTAACTCACTGTTAAGGAAATGCTTcattgttttgccttttttttcctagaaacgTGCCAAGGATGGATGAGGATTGAGGTAAGTACTGAAATAGTCTTGAAGTTGAAAGGTAGCTGAATGTGCCACAATGATGACATTATATTTGCTACTCTTGACTTGGAAGAGTGATGATAATCATAGTCCACCATTACTGTAACTGAGGCACAGAAATTAGTGGCATTGGGAACACATGGATTGCATATGGGTTTATTTGGAGTTTTTTATTTCCTAGGACCTACAGAGCAAGGCAGTTGAACCATGGCTATACAGTAGGTAAATACGTAATTTTTTTCAAGAAGTAGGTTTTTAAAGTGATCTCTGGTAACAGAATGAGGtctgagaaaggcagatacaatGATGGTTGCATAGTTCAGCAGATAAAATTATGAAGAGAATTTATCATTTGTCTGATGTGTCTGGGCCTTGATTATCAATATATGTAGCATATCACTGACCTTGCTTTCAAATGTCTTTTTGTTTGAAATCTTTTTGTAGGTGGTGGTACAGAAGTGCAGACGCTAACATGGTAAGTAAAGTTGCCCAGCTAACTGTAGGTAACCGGACAAAGAGCAGTGGCTTTGCAAGGTAGCATTCTCTTGAAAAAGTAAACACTCCTACCATGATTTACAGATGTCCTTGTCCTGTTACCATTTTTGAGAATTACATTTGTAAATGCAGCCTGTGTGATGAGAAGCAAATGCTGACTAATTATGAAGGTCTTAATTAGCTCTAACTGACCTTGGGCATAGTTAGATTTGGTTTCAGAGACTTTTATCCTGACTGTTGTAAAAGAGCACTTTCTTTTCAGGTGCAGTTTTAACTGTCCGGACCAGCTCTTGTTATACGGTAAGTATTAAGGCAGTATTGAGGCCAGTGGTTTCATGGTGGCTACTATTTGGATATTTAGACGTCCTAGCATGTTGGCTAATGCTATGGGGCTTTTCTGGGCATGCTCTGAGCAGGGTTTCTGTAATGATGTTATCAAATGTCTGACCTGAATAGAGCATGTAGACTTGATGTAACACTGAAGAACCCTGTGGCTAACAACTCTTGAGGAGAATTTAATAATACTAAATTATATTGACAGATGCTTACTTTTGTTCTAGCTACGCCTTGCATGCTTTGATCTGGATGGCTTGCTTGGGTAAGAAAGCAGCTTATGGGCTCCTGGCATCTACCTTTTGTAATATGGTCTTTTAATTAATAGCCACCTATGGTTAAAAGTTAAATCATGCTACATACCAAGTTAATGCAATTATTGAAGACATGTTCTCTAAAATTCTTAGGTCCAGAATGTGGAGGCCTGTTACATGAAGGTATGTATTAggagtttttatgtatttacttaataAGGTGCTGTTAGTGATGACTTACTTAGTTAAAAAGATGGGAATCTCTCTGAAAGAGAATGAAGATTAATTCAAAGCTGAAACAGTACTATAAAACTGTTAGAAGTCTTTGTTTATACTACCTATTGCTAAATTCAATTAAATTTTTGCAGGTGTTCCTAGTCAGCTGGACTGATGCCCAGCACAGGCTTCATGCAAAGGTATGCCAAATACAGGTGTAACCTCTCAGGTGCTTGGGTCTTTAATGGTGTGTAAAAGCTGATACAATGATGATAACATAGTTCAGCAGACTGACACTGATGAGCAATCAGAAGTCTTTCGCTCCTATCTGAAGTATCAGGCTTTAATAGTTTAATGTATATCCATCAAAAAGTTAAGCCTTGCACTGTCAGAAGAAAAACAGGTTTAACATTTAGTATGTCTATTCGCATATGGGTTTGGGGTGTGTTACAGTAtcgtcaggtatggtggcacatagaTGTGGAgttgggtttgcagtggctagaggccctggtagcaAGTCAGAGTATCTGAGCCAGAAGTATCTACCACAAGTTGTCCCTGACATTAACACAGGGTTCCATGCATACCTGGGTTGAGGGGTAGACAGTGCTCcactgtctcactgtagcccgagctgacttggagttcactgtg carries:
- the Zbtb37 gene encoding zinc finger and BTB domain-containing protein 37, whose translation is MTMEKGGNIQLEIPDFSNSVLSHLNQLRMQGRLCDIVVNVQGQAFRAHKVVLAASSPYFRDHMSLNEMSTVSISVIKNPSVFEQLLSFCYTGRICLQLADIISYLTAASFLQMQHIIDKCTQILEGIHFKINVAEVEAELSQTRTKHQERPPESHRVTPTLNRSLSPRHNIPKGNRRGQVSAVLDIRELSPPEESTSPQIIEQSSDVESREPILRINRAGQWYVETGVADRGGRSDDEVRVLGAVHIKTENLEEWLGPENQPSGEEGSSAEEVTAMVIDTTGHGSIGQESYTLGSSGAKVARPTSSEVDRFSPSGSVVPMTERHRARSESPGRMDEPKQPSSQVEESAMMGVSGYVEYLREQEVSERWFSITSLNHFKPITTSQWLLRY